In Panulirus ornatus isolate Po-2019 chromosome 9, ASM3632096v1, whole genome shotgun sequence, one genomic interval encodes:
- the LOC139750076 gene encoding uncharacterized protein — MTVIQRRDVEILVSQAQVVLGAGGNGKAFLVPWQEERAVLKVSHKAEDNKLMQEAQHMAHLEGAGGVPRLYATCENPPSIVMSYAGRSTLEDVLRGNNPQGRFDLLQLALLVGHRLQEMHDKGIIHNDLKNDNVIVSGDPQAPQVSIIDLGFACVEHQNLGLNSSPGICLWIAPEVRSGQPSTTASDVYSYAFLLSQVIKQVYRSRRSRLATIVKQAKKEDPSARPTLDLIMKDLQYAIDRSLAA; from the coding sequence ATGACTGTAATTCAGAGAAGAGACGTGGAAATTCTCGTCTCCCAAGCACAGGTGGTCTTGGGTGCTGGGGGGAACGGGAAGGCCTTCCTTGTTCCGTGGCAGGAGGAAAGAGCCGTGCTGAAGGTCTCTCACAAAGCTGAGGATAACAAACTCATGCAAGAGGCCCAACACATGGCTCACCTTGAAGGAGCCGGAGGTGTCCCTAGGCTTTATGCTACCTGCGAAAACCCACCGTCCATTGTGATGAGCTACGCGGGCCGATCGACTCTCGAGGATGTCTTGAGGGGCAACAATCCACAAGGTCGCTTCGATCTCCTGCAGCTGGCACTGTTGGTTGGACACAGACTGCAGGAGATGCACGACAAAGGGATAATCCACAATGATCTGAAGAACGATAATGTGATCGTGAGCGGCGATCCTCAGGCGCCCCAAGTGAGCATCATTGATCTGGGGTTTGCCTGTGTCGAACACCAGAACCTGGGCCTCAACTCCTCTCCTGGTATATGCCTATGGATTGCGCCAGAGGTGAGGTCTGGCCAACCCAGCACCACGGCGTCTGACGTGTACTCCTATGCTTTCCTCCTGAGTCAGGTTATCAAACAAGTTTACCGGAGTCGCCGCTCACGCTTGGCCACTATTGTCAAACAGGCTAAAAAGGAGGATCCCTCTGCTCGACCCACATTGGACCTTATTATGAAAGACTTgcaatatgccatcgacaggagTTTGGCGGCATGA